One window of Calypte anna isolate BGI_N300 chromosome 9, bCalAnn1_v1.p, whole genome shotgun sequence genomic DNA carries:
- the NCBP2AS2 gene encoding protein NCBP2AS2: protein MVVRRLLFLLLSSPHLIQKLSESRPIRAAARIAVAAITRGQLGARQAARDLGPRLMRLRDAFREELKDGARQRPPGRGSGRGGRPGATS from the coding sequence ATGGTGGTGCGGCggctgctgttcctgctgctgagcagcccgCACCTCATCCAGAAGCTCTCCGAGTCCCGGCCCATCCGCGCCGCCGCCCGCATCGCCGTCGCTGCCATCACCCGGGGGCAGCTCGGCGCCCGCCAGGCAGCGCGGGACCTGGGCCCCCGCCTCATGCGCCTGCGCGACGCCTTCCGGGAGGAGCTCAAGGACGGCGCCCGGCAGCGGCCCCCCGGGCGCGGGTCGGGCCGAGGAGGCCGTCCCGGAGCCACCTCCTGA
- the PIGZ gene encoding GPI mannosyltransferase 4: MWARGLWALLAALRAGWCLLPQAGYLHPDEFFQSPEVMAGDILNLQVYYPWEFLSSSPCRTVVFPLMTSGVTYWVIKSLQELDMCSSCINSYTLLVSPRILFTIFSFILDYSVYRVAPFWEADPWKALVLLAGSYVTLVFYTRTFTNTLEGLLFALLMVLISPRKSNGSLVEPTSSPLIGIITTAGFFNRPTFLAFALMPLLYWTGFIVDSQKSIKTVMNHFLKLVLCACFTATVFITADTFYFTSMSLDNIYSIKKSSVLDVLGQLNEKIVITPFNFLRYNFNPNNLALHGSHPRVTHFAVNGIMLFGILHVLAICAGFKMLKKYIHQLIWVKPHCHGSSGLSVHSEGNPTLLLFYLVPLGFLSLFSHQEPRFLIPLILPLVLFSTSQNRAVKWKHVIIFFNVLGALLFGCLHQGGLIPCLFQLEQLVHSPESSNHPRHYSLLFAHTYMPPRSLLNIKKRDTHIEVIDMAGCEEGALCQAVEQQANTFTCNNCHVFVIIPGTVRATITKCGVSFKNETLVFPHLSMEDPPQIPFLFSGKWRSQLGLYILQVDRDQQHL; the protein is encoded by the exons ATGTGGGCCCGGGGGCTGTGGGCGCTGCTGGCCGCGCTGCGGGCGGGATGGTGCCTGCTGCCGCAGGCCGGTTACCTGCACCCCGACGAATTCTTCCAGTCCCCCGAGGTGATGGCCG GAGACATTTTAAACCTACAGGTCTATTATCCTTGGGAGTtcctttccagctctccttGCAGAACAGTTGTTTTTCCATTAATGACATCTGGAGTTACCTACTGGGTGATCAAGTCTTTGCAGGAGCTGGACATGTGTTCAAGTTGCATCAACAGCTACACCCTGCTTGTATCACCTCGCATTCTCTTTACAATCTTCTCTTTCATACTCGACTATAGTGTTTATCGAGTAGCTCCTTTTTGGGAAGCAGATCCATGGAAAGCACTGGTACTTCTTGCTGGATCCTATGTCACTCTGGTATTTTATACAAGAACATTTACCAACACACTTGAAGGActtctctttgctcttttgATGGTATTGATTTCCCCAAGAAAGTCTAATGGCAGCCTAGTGGAGCCTACAAGCAGCCCTCTCATAGGCATTATAACCACTGCTGGGTTTTTCAACAGGCCAACATTTTTGGCATTTGCTCTCATGCCCTTACTTTACTGGACAGGTTTTATTGTTGACTCTCAAAAGAGCATTAAAACTGTCATGAACCACTTTTTGAAGCTTGTCCTATGTGCATGCTTCACTGCCACTGTTTTCATAACAGCCGACACCTTCTATTTTACCTCCATGAGCTTAGACAACATCTACAGCATTAAAAAGAGCAGTGTACTTGATGTATTAGGTCAGTTAAATGAGAAAATTGTAATAACCCCTTTCAATTTTCTAAGGTACAATTTTAATCCTAATAATCTTGCACTGCATGGAAGTCACCCACGAGTTACACATTTTGCAGTCAACGGAATAATGCTCTTTGGTATCTTACATGTTCTGGCCATCTGtgctggttttaaaatgttaaagaaataTATCCATCAGTTAATATGGGTCAAACCACATTGCCATGGGTCATCCGGGCTATCAGTGCATTCCGAGGGCAATCCAACGTTACTGCTGTTTTATCTTGTTCCTTTAggatttctctccctcttcagTCACCAAGAACCTCGGTTTCTCATTCCGCTCATCCTGCCACTGGTCCTGTTCAGCACGTCACAGAACAGAGCTGTGAAGTGGAAacatgttattatttttttcaatgttctTGGGGCTCTGTTGTTTGGGTGCTTACATCAAGGAGGACTGATACCATGCCTGTTTCAGTTGGAGCAACTTGTGCATTCTCCAGAGTCTTCAAACCATCCAAGACACTATTCTTTACTCTTTGCTCACACCTACATGCCTCCCAGGTCTCTGCTTAATATCAAGAAGAGAGACACACATATAGAAGTCATTGATATGGCTGGGTGTGAAGAAGGAGCCCTCTGCCAAGCAGTAGAGCAGCAAGCAAACACTTTTACCTGCAACAACTGTCACGTTTTTGTTATAATCCCTGGTACAGTCAGAGCCACAATTACAAAATGTGGTGTCTCATTCAAGAATGAGACTTTGGTATTTCCCCACTTATCAATGGAAGACCCACCACAAATACCCTTCCTATTCAGTGGAAAGTGGAGAAGTCAGTTAGGACTATACATCCTTCAGGTAGACAGAGATCAGCAGCACCTTTAG
- the MELTF gene encoding melanotransferrin isoform X2: MKSSRNVFCLLFFHAVFAALGLERVRWCTVSEQELSKCNDMSKAFGEAGILPSLECTKGGSAANCTQMIKDDLADAVTLDGRLIYQAGKEHGLKPVVGEVYDQEIGTSYYAVAVVRKSSNITINSLKGVSSCHTGINRTAGWDVPVGYLMDSGRLAAMGCDLPKAVSDYFSASCVPGANGVNYPRSLCQLCRGDAAGQNKCSQNSQERYYDYSGAFRCLAEGAGEVAFVKHSTVPENTDGRSFSPWAQRLRSQDFQLLCRGGSRADVTEWRSCHLARIPARAVVVRPDTDGTVVFQLLNQGQRRFNGVGTKFQMFDSAAYGAQNLLFRDSTTELVPITAQNYQAWLGDEYFYAMQALSCNPNTLPESLNWCVTSTEEIWKCGEMAIAFKKKNLKPAIQCISATTKEQCMELIQKKEIDAVVLGGADIYTAGKTYGLVPAAGESYSADDSSNAYYAVVVVKRNLSNAFTISDLKGKKSCHTGLGRNAGWNIPIGMLIKRGVIKTRDCNIPQAVSEFFSASCVPSAEQDDYPSKLCQLCIGDDNGNNKCSASSQERYYSYSGAFRCLAQGSGDVAFVKHSTVFENTDGKNTESWAQNLKSSDFQLLCPNGARAEVTQFAECHLAQVPAQAIMVHPDTSIFALYGLLDKAQVYFGNSNGTGFKMFDSSTFQGKNLIFKDSAVKIVPVEERRTYAEWLGSEYIESLEGMQTSQCSGAAAITTNVAVLLAGSLLLTTATTS, encoded by the exons ATGAAGAGCTCCAGAAAtgtcttctgtcttctcttcttTCATGCTG TGTTTGCAGCTCTTGGCCTGGAACGTGTCCGATGGTGCACTGTCTCTGAGCAAGAACTTTCCAAGTGTAATGACATGAGTAAAGCCTTTGGTGAGGCTGGCATCCTTCCCTCTCTGGAGTGTACAAAGGGGGGATCAGCTGCTAACTGCACCCAGATGATCAAG GATGATTTGGCAGATGCAGTGACACTGGATGGTCGTTTGATTTAccaggctgggaaggagcaTGGTCTGAAGCCTGTGGTTGGGGAAGTATATGATCAAG AGATTGGAACTTCCTATTATGCTGTGGCTGTCGTAAGGAAGAGCTCCAACATCACTATCAACAGTCTGAAGGGTGTCAGTTCATGCCACACAGGCATCAACAGGACTGCAGGCTGGGATGTCCCAGTGGGTTATCTGATGGACAGCGGGCGCCTGGCAGCAATGGGATGTGACCTTCCAAAAG CTGTAAGTGACTACTTCAGTGCAAGCTGTGTTCCTGGAGCAAATGGTGTAAACTATCCCAGATCTCTctgtcagctctgcagaggggatgCAGCTGGGCAAAACAAGTGTTCACAAAATTCCCAAGAGCGATACTATGACTACAGTGGAGCTTTCAG GTGTTTGGCTGAAGGTGCTGGAGAAGTTGCTTTCGTGAAGCACAGCACAGTGCCTGAGAATACTGATG GAAGAAGTTTCTCTCCATGGGCCCAGCGGCTTCGCTCCCAGGACTTCCAGCTGCTGTGCcgtggtggcagcagagctgatgtaACAGAGTGGAGAAGCTGCCACCTGGCTCGAATCCCGGCTCGTGCCGTGGTTGTTCGCCCTGACACAGATGGGACAGTTGTCTTCCAGCTCCTGAACCAGGGACAA CGAAGATTTAATGGGGTCGGCACCAAGTTTCAGATGTTTGACTCTGCAGCCTATGGTGCCCAGAATCTTCTGTTCAGAGACTCCACCACAGAGCTTGTTCCAATTACAGCCCAGAATTACCAGGCATGGCTGGGTGATGAGTACTTTTATGCTATGCAAGCCCTGAGCTGCAACCCCAACA CCCTGCCAGAAAGCCTGAACTGGTGTGTTACATCCACTGAGGAGATTTGGAAATGTGGTGAAATGGCCATTGCctttaagaaaaagaatctgaaaCCAGCAATTCAGTGTATTTCAGCCACGACAAAGGAACAGTGCATGGAGCTGATCCAG aaaaaggaaattgatGCTGTAGTTCTGGGTGGAGCTGATATTTACACAGCTGGGAAGACATATGGCCTTGTACCAGCTGCTGGAGAAAGTTACTCTG CTGATGACAGCAGCAATGCATACTATGCTGTGGTAGTAGTAAAACGAAATCTGTCCAATGCATTCACCATCAGTGACCTAAAAGGGAAGAAGTCCTGCCACACAGGATTGGGGAGAAATGCTGGATGGAATATCCCCATTGGTATGCTAATTAAGAGAGGTGTTATTAAGACCAGAGACTGTAATATTCCTCAAG CTGTGAGTGAGTTTTTCTCTGCCAGCTGTGTGCCTTCAGCTGAGCAGGATGATTACCCATCAAAACTCTGTCAACTGTGTATTGGAGATGACAATGGAAACAATAAATGCAGTGCAAGTAGCCAAGAACGTTATTACAGCTACAGTGGAGCCTTCAG GTGCCTGGCACAGGGCTCTGGGGATGTGGCCTTTGTGAAGCACTCGACGGTGTTTGAGAATACAGATG GTAAGAATACTGAGAGTTGGGCCCAAAACTTGAAGTCCAGTGATTTCCAGTTACTTTGTCCAAATGGGGCCCGTGCTGAAGTCACCCAGTTTGCTGAGTGTCACCTGGCTCAAGTGCCAGCTCAGGCCATTATGGTTCACCCAGATACCAGCATTTTTGCTCTGTATGGACTACTGGACAAAGCCCAG GTCTACTTTGGAAATAGCAATGGAACTGGATTCAAAATGTTTGATTCTTCAACTTTTCAAGGAAAGAACTTGATCTTTAAAGATTCTGCTGTAAAGATTGTGCCAGTAGAAGAGAGGAGGACATATGCAGAATGGCTGGGGAGTGAATACATTGAGTCCCTTGAAGGCATGCAAACATCACAGTGTTCTGGGGCAG CTGCAATAACAACAAATGTTGCTGTGCTACTGGCAGGCAGCCTCCTCCTGACTACAGCTACCACCTCATGA
- the MELTF gene encoding melanotransferrin isoform X1 yields MKSSRNVFCLLFFHAVFAALGLERVRWCTVSEQELSKCNDMSKAFGEAGILPSLECTKGGSAANCTQMIKDDLADAVTLDGRLIYQAGKEHGLKPVVGEVYDQEIGTSYYAVAVVRKSSNITINSLKGVSSCHTGINRTAGWDVPVGYLMDSGRLAAMGCDLPKAVSDYFSASCVPGANGVNYPRSLCQLCRGDAAGQNKCSQNSQERYYDYSGAFRCLAEGAGEVAFVKHSTVPENTDGRSFSPWAQRLRSQDFQLLCRGGSRADVTEWRSCHLARIPARAVVVRPDTDGTVVFQLLNQGQRRFNGVGTKFQMFDSAAYGAQNLLFRDSTTELVPITAQNYQAWLGDEYFYAMQALSCNPNTLPESLNWCVTSTEEIWKCGEMAIAFKKKNLKPAIQCISATTKEQCMELIQKKEIDAVVLGGADIYTAGKTYGLVPAAGESYSADDSSNAYYAVVVVKRNLSNAFTISDLKGKKSCHTGLGRNAGWNIPIGMLIKRGVIKTRDCNIPQAVSEFFSASCVPSAEQDDYPSKLCQLCIGDDNGNNKCSASSQERYYSYSGAFRCLAQGSGDVAFVKHSTVFENTDGKNTESWAQNLKSSDFQLLCPNGARAEVTQFAECHLAQVPAQAIMVHPDTSIFALYGLLDKAQVYFGNSNGTGFKMFDSSTFQGKNLIFKDSAVKIVPVEERRTYAEWLGSEYIESLEGMQTSQCSGAGNKTSQYLLMTALIPLLILCQVQGLD; encoded by the exons ATGAAGAGCTCCAGAAAtgtcttctgtcttctcttcttTCATGCTG TGTTTGCAGCTCTTGGCCTGGAACGTGTCCGATGGTGCACTGTCTCTGAGCAAGAACTTTCCAAGTGTAATGACATGAGTAAAGCCTTTGGTGAGGCTGGCATCCTTCCCTCTCTGGAGTGTACAAAGGGGGGATCAGCTGCTAACTGCACCCAGATGATCAAG GATGATTTGGCAGATGCAGTGACACTGGATGGTCGTTTGATTTAccaggctgggaaggagcaTGGTCTGAAGCCTGTGGTTGGGGAAGTATATGATCAAG AGATTGGAACTTCCTATTATGCTGTGGCTGTCGTAAGGAAGAGCTCCAACATCACTATCAACAGTCTGAAGGGTGTCAGTTCATGCCACACAGGCATCAACAGGACTGCAGGCTGGGATGTCCCAGTGGGTTATCTGATGGACAGCGGGCGCCTGGCAGCAATGGGATGTGACCTTCCAAAAG CTGTAAGTGACTACTTCAGTGCAAGCTGTGTTCCTGGAGCAAATGGTGTAAACTATCCCAGATCTCTctgtcagctctgcagaggggatgCAGCTGGGCAAAACAAGTGTTCACAAAATTCCCAAGAGCGATACTATGACTACAGTGGAGCTTTCAG GTGTTTGGCTGAAGGTGCTGGAGAAGTTGCTTTCGTGAAGCACAGCACAGTGCCTGAGAATACTGATG GAAGAAGTTTCTCTCCATGGGCCCAGCGGCTTCGCTCCCAGGACTTCCAGCTGCTGTGCcgtggtggcagcagagctgatgtaACAGAGTGGAGAAGCTGCCACCTGGCTCGAATCCCGGCTCGTGCCGTGGTTGTTCGCCCTGACACAGATGGGACAGTTGTCTTCCAGCTCCTGAACCAGGGACAA CGAAGATTTAATGGGGTCGGCACCAAGTTTCAGATGTTTGACTCTGCAGCCTATGGTGCCCAGAATCTTCTGTTCAGAGACTCCACCACAGAGCTTGTTCCAATTACAGCCCAGAATTACCAGGCATGGCTGGGTGATGAGTACTTTTATGCTATGCAAGCCCTGAGCTGCAACCCCAACA CCCTGCCAGAAAGCCTGAACTGGTGTGTTACATCCACTGAGGAGATTTGGAAATGTGGTGAAATGGCCATTGCctttaagaaaaagaatctgaaaCCAGCAATTCAGTGTATTTCAGCCACGACAAAGGAACAGTGCATGGAGCTGATCCAG aaaaaggaaattgatGCTGTAGTTCTGGGTGGAGCTGATATTTACACAGCTGGGAAGACATATGGCCTTGTACCAGCTGCTGGAGAAAGTTACTCTG CTGATGACAGCAGCAATGCATACTATGCTGTGGTAGTAGTAAAACGAAATCTGTCCAATGCATTCACCATCAGTGACCTAAAAGGGAAGAAGTCCTGCCACACAGGATTGGGGAGAAATGCTGGATGGAATATCCCCATTGGTATGCTAATTAAGAGAGGTGTTATTAAGACCAGAGACTGTAATATTCCTCAAG CTGTGAGTGAGTTTTTCTCTGCCAGCTGTGTGCCTTCAGCTGAGCAGGATGATTACCCATCAAAACTCTGTCAACTGTGTATTGGAGATGACAATGGAAACAATAAATGCAGTGCAAGTAGCCAAGAACGTTATTACAGCTACAGTGGAGCCTTCAG GTGCCTGGCACAGGGCTCTGGGGATGTGGCCTTTGTGAAGCACTCGACGGTGTTTGAGAATACAGATG GTAAGAATACTGAGAGTTGGGCCCAAAACTTGAAGTCCAGTGATTTCCAGTTACTTTGTCCAAATGGGGCCCGTGCTGAAGTCACCCAGTTTGCTGAGTGTCACCTGGCTCAAGTGCCAGCTCAGGCCATTATGGTTCACCCAGATACCAGCATTTTTGCTCTGTATGGACTACTGGACAAAGCCCAG GTCTACTTTGGAAATAGCAATGGAACTGGATTCAAAATGTTTGATTCTTCAACTTTTCAAGGAAAGAACTTGATCTTTAAAGATTCTGCTGTAAAGATTGTGCCAGTAGAAGAGAGGAGGACATATGCAGAATGGCTGGGGAGTGAATACATTGAGTCCCTTGAAGGCATGCAAACATCACAGTGTTCTGGGGCAGGTAATAAGACAAGCCAATACCTACTCATGACTGCTCTCATTCCCCTTCTTATTTTATGTCAGGTACAAGGCTTGGACTAG